GTTTGTGCTTGGGCACAGTTTAAAAGATTTATGATTTAGCTGATGTTTGTTTCTATGACGTATCTGATTTTAAtcctctttctgtttttttttttttttgggggggtaACAGACATTGGCTTGACAGGGACAAAGCTAGGCTGTGGTGAAGGTGGTTGTGGGGCCTGCACTGTCATGGTTTCTCATTATAATAAAGTGCTGAAGAAATGTGTGTCAGTTCTCGCACTGCTACACTCTTATCTCTTTCACTTAGTTTTGTCTAATTTTTGGTGCATTCCTCTGTCTTTAGTATCAACTTAATAACATTACCCTGATACCTATTTCCAGGCATTATGCAGTCAATGCGTGCTTGGCTCCTTTGTATTCTATAGAAGGGATGCATATAATAACTGTGGAGGGAGTTGGGAACAGAAAAATTGGCTTGCACCCAATTCAAGTAAGAATGTTGATTTTCAAATGTTATACTTTTATCATGTGCTCCTTTTTTGGTGTTGATACTGCTTACTATGACTGTTGCCACAgatattttggataatttaatGGCTTGAGTTTACTCTCTCTCACAGTATGTCAAGTTTTAAGCTTATAGGTCTTAAAAGCATACTGCTTGTTTTTCATTACTAGCAAATGTATGTTCTCATGTAATGGATCTTATAAGTGCATCATTACTGTAAGTTACTTGTCATGCAAacgatgaaaataaattgaaattgaatctaGTATGTCCAGTTCACCGAGACGCAGGCCACACCATCGAAGAATGTCATACTTTGCATGAATGGCTCAAGAAACTTTTCCTCCTTGATAAACTGTCCAGGACTTTATGGCATGTTTTTCTTAGTCGAAAAAGAACTTAATGAAGGTCACATAATTGCCTTAGTCACACAATTACATCAGATATATGTAAATTTGAAAACTAAATCTTATTAATGTTAGACCCAATAAGCTTTTCTATCTTGTTTTAGTAGTCTTCTATGTCACTAAATTATGCTTGATGAGGTTCTTCACTGTGTCTGCATTTCTGTAACACTCTGCAGGAATCTTTAGCTCGCTCGCATGGCTCACAATGTGGATTTTGTACTCCTGGATTTATTATGTCAATGTATGCACTGCTGAGGTCAAGTGAAGTACCACCAACTGAAGAGCAAATTGAAGAATGCCTTGCTGGAAATTTGTGTCGTTGCACTGGTTACAGACCAATTATTGATGCATTTCAAGTTTTTgccaaaactgatgatgcattTTACACCAATACATCTTCATCAAGTCTTCAGAGTGGTGAATTTTTGTGCCCTTCAACTGGTAAACCCTGTTCGTgcaaatcaaaaagtttaaatGGTGAAGGAACATGCAAACGAAGTACTGCCAATGGAAATAAGTATGAGCCTGTCTCTTATAGTGAGGTAGATGGGAGCACATATACAGACAAAGAACTTATTTTTCCTCCTGAGTTGTTGCTGAGGAAATTAACTCCCTTAAATTTGAATGGATTTGGTGGGCTTAAGTGGTTTCGGCCATTAAAAATTCAGCATTTGCTGGAGTTAAAAGCGAAATACCCAGATGCAAAGTTGGTGATGGGTAATACTGAGGTTGGAATAGAGATGAGGTTGAAGAGAATCCAGTATAAGGTTTTGATATCTGTTGCTCACGTACCAGAACTCAACGTCTTGAATGTCAAGGATGATGGTTTAGAGATAGGTGCTGCAGTAAGACTCATGGAACTCCTGCAAATGTTTAGAAAGGTCGTAAATGAGCGTGCTGCCCATGAGACATCATCATGTAAGGCCtttattgaacaaataaaatggTTTGCTGggacacaaataaaaaatgtcgCAAGTGTTGGAGGGAACATTTGTACAGCCAGTCCAATATCAGATTTGAACCCTCTCTGGATGGCTGCAGGAgcaaaatttcaaatcattgaTTGCAAAGGAAACATTAGAACAATCATGGCTGAGAATTTCTTTCTGGGTTATCGAAAGGTGGATCTTGCAAGTGGTGAAATTTTACTGTCAATATTCTTACCATGGACTAGGCCTCTTGAGCATGTAAAAGAATTTAAGCAGGCTCACCGAAGGGATGATGATATTGCAATTGTGAATGCTGGAATGCGTGTCTTTCTTGAAGAAAAAGGTGAAGATTTAGTCGTTTCAGATGCATTGATTGTTTATGGTGGGGTAGCTCCCTTATCTTTGTCTGCAGTAAAAACCAAAGAATTCATCATTGGGAAGAAATGGGATCAGGAGCTCTTGCAGGGTGCTTTGAAATTCTTAGAAATAGACATTTTTCTCAAGGAAGATGCTCCTGGTGGAATGGTGGAATTCAGAAAATCTTTAACTCTTAGcttcttcttcaaatttttcCTGTGGGTTTCACAACAAATTAGCGTGAAAAAATCCACTGGGATACCATTATCTTATCTGTCGGCTGCACAACCATTCCAGCGGCCATCAATCATGGGAAGTCAGGACtatgaaattagaaaacatgGTACATCTGTGGGTTCTCCTGAGATTCATCTCTCGTCAAGACTTCAGGTAACAATAGCACAGATGTCGACAATATAATTGTATCTTTTAGTGATACAGTAGATGTTGGTGCATTCTTTTCTAGGTGCCTGCTTAAATGTAccgatgaagaagaaaattgtaCCAAAACcgaatcaaatttttaaaagaattctaaTCAATGTGTTTGTTACTTGAAAAGTCAACAGATGCTCATGTGATGGTTTAGGCCATACTTTtagttaaagaaagaaagaaagaaagatggttTTGTAATATTCTGAAGCACCAATGAAATAAAGCCTACCATTCTTCTGCTGGAGGTGCTTTACTTGTCATAGTATTAAATTGTTGTCCTGAAGGCTTTGAAAAGGTCCCTGGTTTCAAGAATGACATATTTTTGTGCAAACTTGGAATCAGTGAATTTTGTTAGTTATGCCCACatgctttttctattttctaatcTGACTAGAAATCATGGAAAGTTGGAAACCAAGATCTGCTTAAAAATCAAACagctaatctttatttttatggttatttaATTTATCTCATATGACACTCTGCTGTTAAAAATTTTCTACTTCTCACATTTATATTGGATTGAGTTTTTAATGTCGCAGTGCCTTGCAATCTATTGAGCACTGGGAATCTGTAGTAGACTGAGTTATTTCTTTCATATTGTTGGCTTCTTGTGActcataattaatataaattgttgACTTATCTTGATTTAGTATTATCGTATCTTATAGCGCATTCTTAGTGTTTTTCTTAGAAAAGGGTACCATGATGATCTTTTCGATGTATAACTTTCTCTAGGTCACAGGAGAGGCAGAATATGCTGACGACGCACCAATGCCTTCCAATGGTCTGCATGCTGCATTAGTATTAAGCAGAAAACCTCATGCAAAGATTCTTTCTATAGATGATTCAGAAGCCAAGTCTTTACCTGGCGTTGCGGGAATATTTTTAGCCAAAGATGTGCCTGGTGATAATCACATTGGAGCAATAATTCATGATGAGGAGCTCTTTGCTACAAAGTATGTGACTTGTGTAGGACAggtaagaaattattttatatcataaatCAAAAAGTTTGTGGACTGAAAATAGTGTCTCGAGAATGGAAATTTGTGGACAACAAAACATCTGTAATTTACATGAAGATTAGCTCTTAGGCTTTGAACTTATAATCTCTTAGTCACTAGTCATGTTCAATTTCATTATGGTAAAAGCTTGGATATCCAAGAGATTATCTCATGCCTGCATAAAAATTGACTTGTCCTATTATGATATCAAATGATACATCAACACATTGAGTTCTTGGAATGCTTTTGTACTTCCTTTGTACTCCACACAATCATGCATGTGTGTTCTACAGGTTATAGGAGTAGTTGTTGCTGATACACACGAAAATGCAAAACTAGCTGCAGCAAAAGTTGTTGTTGAATATGAAGAACTCCCAGCAATATTGTCAATACAGGAAGCAGTTGATGCTAAAAGTTTTCATCCCAACTCAGAGAAGTGTTTGAAAAAGGGTGACGTGGATGTTTGTTTTCAATCAGGTCAATGTGACAAGATCATCCATGGGGAAGTTCATGTGGGCGGGCAGGAACATTTTTACTTGGAAACACAGAGCAGTTTGGTTTGGACTATGGATTGTGGCAATGAAGTTCATATGATTTCCTCTACTCAAGTAAGTTAACTCCGTTAAGAGTTGTTAATTTATTAACTGCAGTTCAAATCACTAAGCCATGACTGGACTGAAGTTAAAACCACCAATATACGAATTATGTATTGACATCTACCAAGGTTGTTAGCTTTGGGATTTTTGGCAGAGACTATAGGAACAGAACCTTAAGATCTTGTAGGATTGTAATACATGAGGCTTGTAGATTGAATAATTTTAGCTTGTTATCATTATCGTTCTGTTTCTAATTGTATTGTTTACGTTTATCAAGGTTGTTAGCATCAACACTGTACAGATTTTTAAGATCTTGTAGGATGATAAAAATGAGGTTCATGATATTCATTAAAACGAATCCTTCATCAGAACATGTGAATCTCAACATGTGTTAGTTTTACCATATGTTAtgacaagaaaatgataaatacaaTTTCCATTTTGCAGAGAAAAATGGCAGTGCAATGTGTAAAAAACACGTGCACAACTTCTTATTGGTGTGCTTTGTTTTTGTAATCACTGTTATACTTCTTATAACTTGCTGTTTTATAGGCATGCTTGTGTAGAGTTTCCCAGTGGAtgcattttttccccttttgaaACAATGAGTAGCTCAATGTACTATGTGAATTCATAATGTGCAATTTACATGTTCGGACATATTTGTTTGCAAACTTCACCAATAGCAAAGTTCTGGCAGAACTACGTGGCTAACTGCTTCACTCAGAAGTATGTTGATAGTTACTGACCCATTCAGATGACAGTATAACCCAAAATTATTGCCTATCTGCTTCACTCTTTTCATAATGTCATGGTGTCATCTGCTGTGTGCAGGCCCCTCAGAAGCACCAGAAGTATGTGGCTCAGGTCCTTGGTCTTCCAATGTCAAAAGTAGTTTGTAAAACCAAACGAATTGGTGGTGGATTTGGTGGAAAGGAGACAAGATCAGCTTTCATTGCTGCTGCCGCTTCTGTCCCATCATATCTATTGAATCGGCCAGTGAAAATCACATTAGACAGAGATGTAGACATGATGATAACTGGACAGCGCCACGCTTTTCTTGGAAAGTATAAGGTATTGTTTGCCAGTCAAACTGGATAATGGTGTGCATTCTTATATGTCATAGGTGGTTTCCACATTATGTTTATGTAGATATCCAGATAAGCTGTGTTTAAACTTTACTCTAAAAGTTGCTTGATTTCCTAGGTGGTGGTTTCTGCATTATGCAATTGCATATCATAACAAGGAAATTTGGGTTTTTATCATTCCCCATCTAACTTTGTGGTTTCTGAATTACCAATTTTCCTTTTGTGTCATCTCCATTGAAATCTATCCAGACTAACATAGCTAAGCATGTGTCCATTAGCCTGGATCCCCACTTTGGTAGAGAATCACTTAAACCCCATTTGAATGGGCAATCTCTCTCTTGGAAAAAGTCTAAAAGATGGCCTTTCACAGCTGATTCCCTAAGTGACATTGATGCATGTGTTTATTTGTGAGATATTTATTTACGGATACACAAAACTGCAAGATGGAAGTTTGAATCcaacaaaatgacaaaaataatttctttatttcctATTCCAACATTCAGATTGCCTATTTATGATCAAGAGGGATGGGCGTAAAGGATCTGTATAGCTGATCCCAACTAGTTTGGGAGcttagttgttgttgttgttgatgatgatgatggtgttcTTTGATCTAAATATAGAGTTGTTACACGAAGACAAAAGAGTTTTCCAAGGTTCTTGTATGTTGTGTAGTAGATAAcatatttataatgaatttttcttCCCTTGACATAATTTTACTCTTGATTTAGAAAGTATAAAATAGGAATGAAAGACGAGAAAATGAAAGGGACCAGGACAATATGAATAGATAGAAGGGTACTGTACTACCACtttgtttcaaagaaaaaactaggAGAGGAGGATGGAAAAAGATCTTACTCCCTGTGCATCTTGACCTCATTAATATCATTTGCCTTTCATTTTACTGAAGTGATTTTATATTTCTCGTTGTTTTTGTGGAGTGAAGTTTAACAGAACAAAAGAACTGATGGAGTAAATACTTCATTCAGGTTGGCTTTACAAAGGAAGGAAGATTGCTTGCTCTGGATCTAGAAATCTACAATAATGCTGGAAATTCATTAGACCTGTCTCTTTCTGTCCTTGAACGTGCAATGTTCCATTCTGACAATGTGTATGAGATACCAAATATCAGGGTACTAGGAAGGGTTTGCTTCACTAATTTTCCCAGTCACACTGCTTTCCGAGGATTTGGAGGTCCTCAAGGTATGCTTATAGCTGAGAATTGGATTCAAAAGATTGCCGTGGAGCTTAACAAAAGCCCAGAAGAGATAAGAGTATGATATGCAATCTTGTTGATTTTTCATCGTTTTACCTGCGGTTTATAACAACTGTCCTCACaggttttcatgtttttgttttcttttttaataattgaatctACAGGAAATTAACTTTCAAGGTGAAGGATCAATATTACATTACAGCCAACAACTTCAACACTGTACACTCGGTCAGCTCTGGAATGAATTGAAGTTATCTTCTGACCTTTTGAGGGCTCTTGAAGATGTTAAGCAATTTAATCTTCAGAATCGGTGGAAAAAACGTGGTGTTGCGATGGTTCCTACAAAATTCGGCATTTCGTTTACAACAAAGTTCATGAACCAGGTATTggctgaaattttattattgaagttGGTTATGCAACAGGATATATGTGTTTCTCTTTAGTCAGCCTTGTAAATCTTCCAAAACTGAGATAATCTTTCTTTCTACCTTTTTGTATATTGTTCCTATTGATTTCAAATTTGCTTGTCGGATCAAACTCATCCTACCTCATTTATTTCCGTGGGTCATCAATAGCAATGCAATATTACTTAACAGTAGGCTTTGATAGGTTGAGCAGCAGATTCTTTAATAGATTATGATTCTATACTAAGTTGTTGCTTAACATGCTATATAGTAAGATTCCTGCATTAAACTATGTTGACTATCCAAAAtatcagtttttttatgtttcaaactGAAATTCAAATTAGGATAAAGTTCATGATGAAGTCGTGAAAAACTTAAGACGGAAAATGGGCTTTCCATGGCTGGTCCTGGGCTGGGTTGTTCCTGGAAAACCATTCCCTGTTAGGATAGGAACCCTCCGATACTTAAGTTAGTAAGCATAAGAGGAGAAAATAATgcagaggaagaaaaaacaaggtcTAGAGTTTGCGTATCTGGGTGTAGCCTATGCATGGTGTGTGGCTTTGTGTGTCTCTGCGTGTCTCTGTGGCCAGGATGAAATCTGGTTTTTCCATGGTGACTAAGTGTATTTATATACCcagtctttgaatttttttttataaagaagtaGATGTATCATTGGTGAAAAAATTGGTGCTGGACATTGGTTGTGAAGCTGATAATCTATTGGTTAGCATGGTGGCTCATTAGTTGTTGTGCCATATCGTGATTGTTGTGCCATTGGTGGAGGTGATGGCTAACTGTTATGGGCCTGGTGTAGCAATTGGTGTAAACGCTGACCCGAGTAGATAGAAAATTTTGTGAGCGCATAAAAATTGTGTGTGCATGTGTGCTGCATAGAGAAATTGTTGgagaacaaaaatacaaaggtgtGTGCCCGACAGCCTGGtttggtaagaaaaaaaagagaggagagagagaggagagagaaaaagagaagagagtagtgagagaaagagagagaccaGGCTGGTCACTTGGGCACGGCCCAAGCGAcgatcatttcatttttttgtgtgaaaatTCTGCCCCATCAGTTCATATTTGAAGGAGATCAATGCTAAATATATATTGCACCTGACTTCAATAATTGAAATCTTTTGATACCTGGTCGTTTAGCAGTTataatctatttaaaattatcctctatatctttgttttgtttctcttaTGTAGATGATAGAACCATAGATCAGATGTTAAACTTGCAAAATGTTCATTTTCATTGAACATTTTGTCTCATCTTAGCAATCTGACACATACTAGTGTGATTAGAaaattttctttacaatttcCACAAACCTAACATGGCTCATGAAATTCATGACTGTCATGTGTCACTCAGCTCATTAAGCTCTTGTAGCCTCGGACTCTTGACCAACTAACAGAATATGCAACTATCTAGTACTATCATAAATGGTCAAATGATAGGTACAGAACCTATCTCTAAATGCAGTCCAACACAGCAACCGGATCATCTAACAGAATGGTTATGTTTTTCCTGACTTGTCAATTGTCCATGTTAGTTCAGACTCATGTAGTGTATTTTTTAAGTAACTTTGCAGGACCCTGATTGTCTAACCGTCTTCTTAAATATGCAGGCAGGTGCTCTTGTTCATGTCTACACAGATGGAACTGTTTTAGTTACACATGGAGGTGTTGAGATGGGCCAAGGTTTACATACAAAAGTTGCTCAAGTTGCTGCTTCTGCTTTCAATATTCCATTAAGTTCTGTGTTTATATCAGAGACAAGTACTGACAAGGTATCGAGATACTGCAACCTGAGGCTTGATATTATTCTAGTTTCAGTGACCTGTTGGAACGCATTGTTGGAAcgcattttaatgtgttttgaaatgaaaagcactttgaaaaaacaTTCCCAAACACCCTGTGAACAATATGGCATGGCCCTTgtgtctgattttttttaaaaaaaacttttgtgttCTGTGTGTTGGGGGTGGGGAGGCTTAGATTGCACATGGAGTATGGACTAATGCAAGATGTAATGAGTGTGACATATGAGAAGTGTCATCAAGACCAGAAATAACTTactttttcaattcatttcacGCATGCTGGTAGAGCAAGAGGTAGTGCCAAAAAACTTGCAATTTTTAAGTAGTCTTTTATTACAGCTTAATGTAGCGAGAGGATAGGATCTTCCCTTTTTTAGATTTAGAAATATCTGTCAAATTTTTACTGCTGCTTCCCAATAAATACTCTTCAgcttttattttgctttatttctttgttcttgTCATTTTTGGTCAGAAGTATGCATAAAATTTCTGAGATCAGAAAAATTACTGATTGATCACACTGGAGCCTGACATTCTACACCAAGTTTGGAAAACATAACTTGGGATTCGTTAATAATGCTCTTATTGAACTCTCTCATTCTTATATGCTGATTCAGAGTAGCAATAAAGTGATAAAATCCATTCCATAAA
This region of Populus trichocarpa isolate Nisqually-1 chromosome 9, P.trichocarpa_v4.1, whole genome shotgun sequence genomic DNA includes:
- the LOC7467360 gene encoding xanthine dehydrogenase 1 isoform X2, with the translated sequence MHYAVNACLAPLYSIEGMHIITVEGVGNRKIGLHPIQESLARSHGSQCGFCTPGFIMSMYALLRSSEVPPTEEQIEECLAGNLCRCTGYRPIIDAFQVFAKTDDAFYTNTSSSSLQSGEFLCPSTGKPCSCKSKSLNGEGTCKRSTANGNKYEPVSYSEVDGSTYTDKELIFPPELLLRKLTPLNLNGFGGLKWFRPLKIQHLLELKAKYPDAKLVMGNTEVGIEMRLKRIQYKVLISVAHVPELNVLNVKDDGLEIGAAVRLMELLQMFRKVVNERAAHETSSCKAFIEQIKWFAGTQIKNVASVGGNICTASPISDLNPLWMAAGAKFQIIDCKGNIRTIMAENFFLGYRKVDLASGEILLSIFLPWTRPLEHVKEFKQAHRRDDDIAIVNAGMRVFLEEKGEDLVVSDALIVYGGVAPLSLSAVKTKEFIIGKKWDQELLQGALKFLEIDIFLKEDAPGGMVEFRKSLTLSFFFKFFLWVSQQISVKKSTGIPLSYLSAAQPFQRPSIMGSQDYEIRKHGTSVGSPEIHLSSRLQVTGEAEYADDAPMPSNGLHAALVLSRKPHAKILSIDDSEAKSLPGVAGIFLAKDVPGDNHIGAIIHDEELFATKYVTCVGQVIGVVVADTHENAKLAAAKVVVEYEELPAILSIQEAVDAKSFHPNSEKCLKKGDVDVCFQSGQCDKIIHGEVHVGGQEHFYLETQSSLVWTMDCGNEVHMISSTQAPQKHQKYVAQVLGLPMSKVVCKTKRIGGGFGGKETRSAFIAAAASVPSYLLNRPVKITLDRDVDMMITGQRHAFLGKYKVGFTKEGRLLALDLEIYNNAGNSLDLSLSVLERAMFHSDNVYEIPNIRVLGRVCFTNFPSHTAFRGFGGPQGMLIAENWIQKIAVELNKSPEEIREINFQGEGSILHYSQQLQHCTLGQLWNELKLSSDLLRALEDVKQFNLQNRWKKRGVAMVPTKFGISFTTKFMNQAGALVHVYTDGTVLVTHGGVEMGQGLHTKVAQVAASAFNIPLSSVFISETSTDKVPNTSPTAASASSDLYGAAVLDACEQIKARMEPVALKHNFSSFAELAGACYMQQIDLSAHGFYITPDIGFDWTTGKGNPFNYFTYGAAFAEVEIDTLTGDFHTRTANIILDLGYSINPAIDVGQIEGAFVQGLGWVAIEELKWGDAAHKWIPPGCLYTSGPGSYKIPSMNDVPFKFSVSLLKGHPNVKAIHSSKAVGEPPFFLASAVFFAIKDAIIAARAEVGHHEWFPLDNPATPERIRMACLDEFSTRFIDSDFRPKLSV
- the LOC7467360 gene encoding xanthine dehydrogenase 1 isoform X1, with product MGSLKNEGEMEPIGGESSKDAILYVNGVRRVLSDGLAHLTLLEYLRDIGLTGTKLGCGEGGCGACTVMVSHYNKVLKKCVHYAVNACLAPLYSIEGMHIITVEGVGNRKIGLHPIQESLARSHGSQCGFCTPGFIMSMYALLRSSEVPPTEEQIEECLAGNLCRCTGYRPIIDAFQVFAKTDDAFYTNTSSSSLQSGEFLCPSTGKPCSCKSKSLNGEGTCKRSTANGNKYEPVSYSEVDGSTYTDKELIFPPELLLRKLTPLNLNGFGGLKWFRPLKIQHLLELKAKYPDAKLVMGNTEVGIEMRLKRIQYKVLISVAHVPELNVLNVKDDGLEIGAAVRLMELLQMFRKVVNERAAHETSSCKAFIEQIKWFAGTQIKNVASVGGNICTASPISDLNPLWMAAGAKFQIIDCKGNIRTIMAENFFLGYRKVDLASGEILLSIFLPWTRPLEHVKEFKQAHRRDDDIAIVNAGMRVFLEEKGEDLVVSDALIVYGGVAPLSLSAVKTKEFIIGKKWDQELLQGALKFLEIDIFLKEDAPGGMVEFRKSLTLSFFFKFFLWVSQQISVKKSTGIPLSYLSAAQPFQRPSIMGSQDYEIRKHGTSVGSPEIHLSSRLQVTGEAEYADDAPMPSNGLHAALVLSRKPHAKILSIDDSEAKSLPGVAGIFLAKDVPGDNHIGAIIHDEELFATKYVTCVGQVIGVVVADTHENAKLAAAKVVVEYEELPAILSIQEAVDAKSFHPNSEKCLKKGDVDVCFQSGQCDKIIHGEVHVGGQEHFYLETQSSLVWTMDCGNEVHMISSTQAPQKHQKYVAQVLGLPMSKVVCKTKRIGGGFGGKETRSAFIAAAASVPSYLLNRPVKITLDRDVDMMITGQRHAFLGKYKVGFTKEGRLLALDLEIYNNAGNSLDLSLSVLERAMFHSDNVYEIPNIRVLGRVCFTNFPSHTAFRGFGGPQGMLIAENWIQKIAVELNKSPEEIREINFQGEGSILHYSQQLQHCTLGQLWNELKLSSDLLRALEDVKQFNLQNRWKKRGVAMVPTKFGISFTTKFMNQAGALVHVYTDGTVLVTHGGVEMGQGLHTKVAQVAASAFNIPLSSVFISETSTDKVPNTSPTAASASSDLYGAAVLDACEQIKARMEPVALKHNFSSFAELAGACYMQQIDLSAHGFYITPDIGFDWTTGKGNPFNYFTYGAAFAEVEIDTLTGDFHTRTANIILDLGYSINPAIDVGQIEGAFVQGLGWVAIEELKWGDAAHKWIPPGCLYTSGPGSYKIPSMNDVPFKFSVSLLKGHPNVKAIHSSKAVGEPPFFLASAVFFAIKDAIIAARAEVGHHEWFPLDNPATPERIRMACLDEFSTRFIDSDFRPKLSV